One Alosa alosa isolate M-15738 ecotype Scorff River chromosome 22, AALO_Geno_1.1, whole genome shotgun sequence DNA segment encodes these proteins:
- the si:ch211-28p3.4 gene encoding E3 ubiquitin-protein ligase TRIM21 isoform X1, which translates to MKTQTQEALAKQQEYLKRQRDAIAYRMKKLSAKQTDINKKTDKLKEKIKKKYEDMKRVLDEDLRITLTQLEMEAEATERVIEDHMEHCYALTQDIDRELSELSVRLEKQLSYDKDTVETEGRIAAMLKQTDPELIQMDEFKNEQLISLTINLLLFIRSQVPVTKKLFQSYASEVVLDPNSAHPKLIISPEGNSVTYTDTWQEVPENNSRFDTTLNALSRHGFHEGRNYWEVQVVGKTYWELGITYPNIPRKGKEEHCWLGRGSDSWCVEFFNGSYNAWHRGVAHTLTHVEGRSFTRIGVFSSFPGGLVCFLGADTMTPLYCFCAGTFTDKLFQAVCPGDDNQGTNWKPLQICDASRSGPTL; encoded by the exons ATGAAGACGCAAACTCAA GAAGCACTCGCAAAGCAGCAGGAATACCTGAAACGGCAGAGAGATGCTATCGCATACAGAATGAAAAAATTGTCAGCCAAACAGACAGATATAAAT aaaaagacagacaaacTGAAGGAGAAGATCAAGAAGAAATATGAGGACATGAAGCGTGTGTTAGACGAGGACCTGCGCATTACGCTGACTCAGTTGGAGATGGAGGCCGAGGCCACAGAGAGGGTGATCGAGGACCACATGGAGCATTGCTACGCACTGACACAAGACATTGACCGCGAACTGTCAGAACTTAGTGTCCGGCTGGAGAAGCAGCTAAGCTACGACAAG GACACGGTGGAGACAGAGGGAAG GATTGCGGCCATGCTAAAGCAGACGGACCCCGAGCTTATTCAGATGGACGAGTTCAAGAATGAGCAGCTCATCAGCCTGACCATCAACCTGCTGTTATTCATTCGCTCACAAGTGCCTGTCACAAAGAAACTCTTCCAAAGTT ATGCCTCAGAGGTTGTCCTTGACCCAAACTCAGCCCATCCCAAACTGATCATCTCCCCTGAGGGCAACTCGGTCACCTACACCGACACCTGGCAGGAGGTCCCGGAGAACAATTCCCGCTTCGACACCACCCTCAATGCCTTGAGCCGGCACGGCTTCCATGAGGGCCGCAACTACTGGGAGGTGCAGGTGGTTGGCAAGACCTACTGGGAGCTGGGCATCACCTACCCGAACATCCCCAGGAAGGGCAAGGAGGAGCACTGCTGGCTGGGCCGGGGCTCCGACTCCTGGTGCGTGGAGTTCTTCAACGGCAGCTACAATGCATGGCACCGGGGCGTGGCACACACGCTGACCCACGTGGAAGGTCGGAGCTTCACGCGTATCGGGGTGTTCTCCAGCTTTCCGGGGGGGCTGGTGTGTTTCCTCGGCGCGGACACCATGACGCCGCTGTACTGCTTCTGTGCGGGGACGTTCACCGACAAATTGTTCCAGGCCGTCTGCCCCGGAGACGACAACCAGGGGACCAATTGGAAGCCTTTGCAAATATGCGACGCTTCTAGGTCTGGTCCCACTCTGTGA
- the si:ch211-28p3.4 gene encoding zinc-binding protein A33 isoform X2, protein MKKLSAKQTDINKKTDKLKEKIKKKYEDMKRVLDEDLRITLTQLEMEAEATERVIEDHMEHCYALTQDIDRELSELSVRLEKQLSYDKDTVETEGRIAAMLKQTDPELIQMDEFKNEQLISLTINLLLFIRSQVPVTKKLFQSYASEVVLDPNSAHPKLIISPEGNSVTYTDTWQEVPENNSRFDTTLNALSRHGFHEGRNYWEVQVVGKTYWELGITYPNIPRKGKEEHCWLGRGSDSWCVEFFNGSYNAWHRGVAHTLTHVEGRSFTRIGVFSSFPGGLVCFLGADTMTPLYCFCAGTFTDKLFQAVCPGDDNQGTNWKPLQICDASRSGPTL, encoded by the exons ATGAAAAAATTGTCAGCCAAACAGACAGATATAAAT aaaaagacagacaaacTGAAGGAGAAGATCAAGAAGAAATATGAGGACATGAAGCGTGTGTTAGACGAGGACCTGCGCATTACGCTGACTCAGTTGGAGATGGAGGCCGAGGCCACAGAGAGGGTGATCGAGGACCACATGGAGCATTGCTACGCACTGACACAAGACATTGACCGCGAACTGTCAGAACTTAGTGTCCGGCTGGAGAAGCAGCTAAGCTACGACAAG GACACGGTGGAGACAGAGGGAAG GATTGCGGCCATGCTAAAGCAGACGGACCCCGAGCTTATTCAGATGGACGAGTTCAAGAATGAGCAGCTCATCAGCCTGACCATCAACCTGCTGTTATTCATTCGCTCACAAGTGCCTGTCACAAAGAAACTCTTCCAAAGTT ATGCCTCAGAGGTTGTCCTTGACCCAAACTCAGCCCATCCCAAACTGATCATCTCCCCTGAGGGCAACTCGGTCACCTACACCGACACCTGGCAGGAGGTCCCGGAGAACAATTCCCGCTTCGACACCACCCTCAATGCCTTGAGCCGGCACGGCTTCCATGAGGGCCGCAACTACTGGGAGGTGCAGGTGGTTGGCAAGACCTACTGGGAGCTGGGCATCACCTACCCGAACATCCCCAGGAAGGGCAAGGAGGAGCACTGCTGGCTGGGCCGGGGCTCCGACTCCTGGTGCGTGGAGTTCTTCAACGGCAGCTACAATGCATGGCACCGGGGCGTGGCACACACGCTGACCCACGTGGAAGGTCGGAGCTTCACGCGTATCGGGGTGTTCTCCAGCTTTCCGGGGGGGCTGGTGTGTTTCCTCGGCGCGGACACCATGACGCCGCTGTACTGCTTCTGTGCGGGGACGTTCACCGACAAATTGTTCCAGGCCGTCTGCCCCGGAGACGACAACCAGGGGACCAATTGGAAGCCTTTGCAAATATGCGACGCTTCTAGGTCTGGTCCCACTCTGTGA
- the casp7 gene encoding caspase-7, with amino-acid sequence MDKEAEAEVVDAETCQEDMMGDTTDAKPDRKGRFLLFGSKKNKDGQAREQENSSESHYRIVSPTFQYKMSHKRVGKCIIINNKNFDEKTGMNVRNGTDRDAGELYKCFKSLGFDVCVYNDQTCEKMERLMKEASEEDHSESSCFACILLSHGEEGMIYGTDGAMPIKSMTSLFRGDMCKSLVGKPKLFFIQACRGSEFDDGIQTDSGPPNDTLETDANPRHKIPVEADFLFAYSTVPGYYSWRNPGRGSWFVQALCNVLNEFGKQLEIMQILTRVNYMVATSFESWSEDPRFSEKKQIPCVVSMLTKELYFN; translated from the exons ATGGATAAGGAAGCTGAAGCTGAGGTGGTCGATGCCGAAACATGCCAGGAGGACATGATGGGAGATACCACGGATGCCAAACCAGATAGGAAAGGCAGGTTCCTGCTGTTTGGAAG TAAGAAGAATAAGGATGGCCAGGCGCGAGAGCAGGAGAATTCCTCAGAAAGCCATTACAGGATCGTTTCACCTACATTCCAGTATAAGATGAGCCACAAGCGGGTGGGCAAgtgcatcatcatcaacaacaagaACTTTGACGAAAAGACAG GGATGAATGTACGCAATGGAACTGACCGGGACGCCGGGGAGCTGTACAAGTGCTTCAAAAGCCTTGGCTTCGACGTGTGTGTCTACAACGACCAGACCTGTGAGAAGATGGAGCGCCTGATGAAAGAGG cCTCAGAGGAGGACCACAGTGAGAGCTCCTGTTTCGCCTGCATACTGCTGAGTCACGGTGAGGAGGGTATGATCTACGGCACGGACGGGGCCATGCCCATCAAGAGCATGACCTCACTCTTCCGAGGGGACATGTGCAAGAGCCTGGTGGGCAAGCCCAAACTCTTCTTCATCCAG GCTTGTCGGGGTTCAGAGTTTGACGACGGCATTCAGACAGACTCGGGACCCCCCAACGACACCCTGGAGACGGACGCCAACCCCCGACACAAGATCCCCGTGGAGGCAGACTTCCTGTTTGCCTACTCCACCGTGCCAG GCTACTACTCCTGGAGGAACCCTGGCCGCGGCTCCTGGTTTGTCCAGGCCCTGTGCAACGTCCTCAACGAGTTCGGGAAACAGTTGGAGATAATGCAGATCCTCACACGGGTCAACTACATGGTGGCCACCAGCTTCGAGTCCTGGTCGGAGGACCCGCGCTTCAGCGAGAAGAAACAGATACCATGCGTGGTCTCCATGTTGACCAAAGAGCTCTACTTCAACTGA